The Oncorhynchus tshawytscha isolate Ot180627B linkage group LG32, Otsh_v2.0, whole genome shotgun sequence genome includes a region encoding these proteins:
- the LOC112245060 gene encoding zinc finger protein 664-like, producing the protein MRPVSYSPSNEEEDITIKQEVEGEAVTVKEEKDAFRVKEEEDAVYGLKEEEGELTVPSKKDEEDPGYLGPVSQTHLKVSDGSNGAVSHKMVLRNRSLINTREIQDYRGSSGEPEQPHDADEAEKSLSTSGHVKKHLQRPTGKRTHCCSDCGKRFTSSSGIKIHHRIHTGEKPYSCGQCGKSFSTSRYLTIHQRTHTGEKPYSCGQCGKSFARSNILTFHQRIHTGEKPYSCDQCGKSFTSSSSLIVHQRTHTGEKPYSCDQCGKSFTSSSGLIVHQRTHTGEKPYSCDQCGKSFNSSSCLTVHQRTHTGEKPYSCDQCGKSFTTSSYLTLHQRTHTGEKPFSCGQCGNRFTTSGSLTVHQRTHTGEKPHSCNQCGKRYSDKRSLIKHQKIHEGVVS; encoded by the exons GCCAGTAAGCTACTCTCCTTCTAATGAAGAGGAGGATATCACAATAAAAcaagaagtagagggtgaggccgttactgtgaaagaagagaaagacgcgttcagagtgaaagaggaggaggatgcagtttatggattgaaagaggaggagggggagttgACTGTCCCGTCCAAAAAGGACGAGGAGGACCCTGGATATCTGGGTCCGGTTTCCCAAACGCATCTTAAGGTGTCCGATGGTTCTAACGGTGCAGTTAGCCATAAGATGGTTTTGAGAAACCGTTCCCTGATTAACACTA gagagatacAGGACTATCGTGGATCATCTGGGGAGCCTgaacaacctcatgatgctgatgaggcagagaagagtctctccacatCAGGACATGTCAAGAAACACCTGCAGAGACCCACTGGGAAGAGaactcactgctgctctgactgtgggaagagattcacctcCTCATCAGGCATTAAAATTCATCATagaatccacacaggagagaagccttatagctgtggtcaatgtgggaagagtttttctACTTCTAGATAtctgactatacaccagagaacacacacaggagagaaaccatatagctgtggtcaatgtgggaagagttttgctcgATCAAACATTCTGACATtccaccagagaatacacacaggagagaaaccttatagctgtgaccaatgtgggaagagttttacttcaTCTAGCAGTCTTattgtacaccagagaacacacacaggagagaaaccttacagttgtgatcaatgtgggaagagttttacttcaTCTAGTGGTCTTattgtacaccagagaacacacacaggagagaaaccttatagctgtgatcaatgtgggaagagttttaatTCATCTAGCTGTCTTactgtacaccagagaacacacacaggtgagaaaccgtatagctgtgatcaatgtgggaagagttttactacttCGAGCTAtctgactctacaccagagaacacacacaggagagaaaccttttagctgtggtcaatgtgggaataGATTTACGACATCTGGTTCTCTGACTGTACAccaaagaacacacacaggagagaaacctcatagctgtaatcaatgtgggaagagatactctgataaaagatctctgattaaacatcagaaaatacatgaaggagttgtttcatga